The following are encoded in a window of Cydia strobilella chromosome 1, ilCydStro3.1, whole genome shotgun sequence genomic DNA:
- the LOC134747016 gene encoding uncharacterized protein LOC134747016 isoform X2: MSDSELSIRSRSPSPLPKKKSTKHNKNIDASSSWCEIDRATPQPQPSPRRKTSAASTSESAGKRRKTTTSASKKIGTDIFQIINQEEKCAPASSAKSTTSSFGSRVSSGTSRRTAVRPGDFFIDLKIYKIEDVQNETDPLERYKKALVTVRLQCETKSVEWEKAQAFLGTAYEIFKDSETTYFQNTVKK, translated from the exons AT GTCGGATTCCGAGCTGTCAATCCGTTCACGAAGCCCGTCACCGCTGCCGAAAAAGAAAAGcacaaaacataacaaaaacattGACGCTTCTTCTTCTTG GTGTGAAATTGATCGAGCTACACCTCAACCGCAACCCTCACCTAGACGAAAGACGAGTGCTGCAAGCACAAGTGAATCAGCAGGAAAGCGCAGGAAAACGACAACAAG CGCGAGCAAGAAAATTGGAACGGATATATTCCAAATTATTAACCAGGAGGAAAAATGTGCACCTGCTTCCTCCGCAAAGTCTACTACATCATCGTTCGGTAGCCGCGTATCATCTGGTACATCACGTCGCACTGCTGTAAGACCAGGTGACTTTTTTATTGACCTGAAGATCTATAAAATAGAAGACGTGCAAAACGAGACAGATCCTTTAGAACGATACAAAAAGGCATTAGTAACAGTTAGACTTCAATGTGAAACAAAATCCGTGGAATGGGAAAAGGCACAAGCATTCCTTGGTACTGCGTACGAAATTTTTAAAGATTCCGAGACCACCTATTTCCAAAACACTGTAAAAAAATAG